A window from Chryseobacterium phocaeense encodes these proteins:
- a CDS encoding T9SS type A sorting domain-containing protein — protein sequence MKKFYAGACTLCTLVGLSAQEVLWQKDIKSSTQDFLSQVTTTIDQQYLITGSSIQTGSLREPEGTGKQNNGYDFHLVKLNQQGEQVWEKYFSGQNHDYLSASVATQEGGFLIAGPSYSGKGLDKKEDSKGGSDIWLIRLNEFGDELWQKTLGSASDEEARSVIQTTDFGFFVAGNVQNSAKGYGSKDVLIVKLDKDGKIVSESVFGGKGLDEVEKIIPTRDGGALLGIYSRSNAVQSKMSNVQSTGSANTPDTRHFISVQKSSDNFGEGDYWIVKLDKSGKVEWEKNFGGKGDDHLRTLALTSAGYLIAGESRSERSGNKSVGIEEGTDLWLISLNERGEEIWQKSYNFGNRDILMGASVLHSADDKSSKGILLGGYTQAEARIEAEDETFWMLYLDQEGNEQWRKHVKGESRKREERLSDIKLNRDGSIILAGTSAEELGKENWKIVKLGDSQINKLIEKQDIKIYPNPVSEYAYVEIGFEFKEADILLYDMGGRQLQSLKTKNKVTKINTQNLVQGAYLVTIKTDNNKTANAKLIKK from the coding sequence ATGAAGAAATTCTACGCTGGTGCATGTACTTTATGCACGCTTGTTGGGCTGTCTGCCCAGGAAGTATTATGGCAGAAAGATATCAAATCTTCTACCCAGGATTTTCTAAGCCAGGTAACCACAACTATTGATCAGCAGTATCTGATAACCGGAAGTTCTATTCAGACAGGTTCCCTTCGAGAGCCTGAGGGAACAGGAAAGCAGAATAACGGTTATGATTTCCATTTAGTTAAGCTTAACCAGCAAGGGGAGCAGGTCTGGGAAAAATATTTCTCAGGACAAAATCACGATTATCTTTCTGCTTCCGTTGCCACGCAGGAAGGAGGATTTTTAATTGCAGGACCTTCCTATTCCGGGAAAGGTCTGGATAAAAAAGAAGATTCCAAAGGCGGTTCTGATATCTGGCTGATCAGACTGAATGAATTCGGAGATGAATTATGGCAGAAAACTTTAGGATCAGCATCTGATGAGGAAGCAAGATCGGTTATCCAAACTACAGATTTTGGATTTTTTGTCGCCGGGAATGTTCAGAATTCAGCTAAAGGCTATGGATCAAAAGATGTTTTGATTGTAAAGCTTGATAAAGATGGCAAAATTGTGTCAGAATCCGTATTTGGAGGAAAAGGACTTGATGAAGTTGAAAAAATAATTCCAACCAGAGATGGCGGTGCTTTATTGGGGATCTATTCCAGAAGTAATGCTGTACAAAGTAAAATGTCTAATGTACAAAGTACAGGCAGCGCCAATACACCCGACACCCGACATTTTATTTCTGTACAAAAATCTTCAGATAACTTCGGTGAAGGCGATTACTGGATTGTAAAACTTGATAAATCCGGAAAGGTAGAATGGGAAAAGAACTTTGGAGGAAAAGGAGATGATCATCTGAGAACACTGGCTTTAACATCAGCAGGATATTTAATCGCTGGAGAATCCAGATCCGAACGATCAGGGAATAAATCGGTTGGAATTGAAGAGGGAACGGACCTGTGGCTGATTTCCTTAAATGAAAGAGGTGAAGAGATCTGGCAGAAATCTTACAATTTTGGGAACCGTGATATTCTGATGGGAGCGAGCGTGCTTCATTCCGCAGATGATAAGTCTTCTAAAGGAATTCTTTTAGGCGGTTATACCCAGGCTGAAGCAAGGATTGAGGCAGAGGATGAAACCTTCTGGATGCTGTATCTGGATCAGGAGGGTAATGAGCAGTGGAGAAAACATGTGAAAGGAGAATCCAGAAAAAGAGAAGAGAGACTTTCAGATATTAAGCTGAACAGGGATGGCTCAATTATCCTTGCAGGAACCAGTGCAGAGGAATTAGGAAAAGAGAACTGGAAGATTGTGAAACTTGGAGACAGCCAGATTAATAAGCTGATTGAGAAGCAGGATATTAAAATCTATCCGAATCCGGTTTCAGAGTATGCTTATGTGGAAATAGGCTTCGAATTCAAAGAGGCTGATATTTTATTGTATGATATGGGTGGAAGACAGCTGCAGAGCTTGAAGACGAAGAATAAGGTAACGAAGATAAATACCCAGAATTTGGTTCAGGGGGCTTATCTGGTTACGATAAAGACGGATAATAATAAAACGGCGAATGCTAAACTCATAAAAAAGTAA
- a CDS encoding DUF6443 domain-containing protein, with protein MKKLIIPIGLLLIAHSAHAQLTQGENYIQSKTYLDYNGTTPTKTLETVQYLDGLGRPKQVVNVKASPKGRDVVTHIEYDQFGRQVLDFLPVPQAGTLNGGIVPSSLANATQPDIYGSEKIYSEKVLENSPLDRILEQKQVGTAWTNKPVKFEYGANIGNDVYKFVTTTIWENNATKSGLSFSSAYAANQLYRNAVTDEDGNKTYEYKNGEGQTILVRKMISDTEYADTYYVYNEYNQLAFVIPPKAVNQTITETLLNDLCYQYRYDGRNRLVEKKLPGKGWESMVYDKQDRLVATQDAELRKKGQWLYTKYDQFSRVIMTGISQAMGSSQVVGISRLEEQNYADTKGSNNEIRLPSVSVNYSGMDVYYSVSSGYPQYDKVYNFLSLTYYDTYPAGSPAVPSQILELMFYRKMLKILR; from the coding sequence ATGAAAAAACTCATCATCCCCATCGGACTGCTGCTGATAGCTCATTCAGCTCATGCCCAGCTTACCCAGGGAGAAAACTATATCCAGTCCAAAACTTACCTGGACTACAATGGAACAACGCCTACCAAAACTTTGGAAACCGTTCAGTATTTGGATGGATTAGGCAGACCCAAACAGGTTGTTAATGTGAAAGCCTCCCCCAAAGGAAGGGATGTCGTTACCCATATAGAATATGATCAGTTTGGAAGACAGGTATTAGATTTTTTACCTGTTCCACAGGCAGGAACTCTGAATGGAGGAATTGTACCTTCTTCACTGGCCAATGCTACCCAGCCCGATATTTACGGCTCAGAAAAGATCTATTCAGAAAAAGTACTCGAAAACTCACCTTTAGACAGAATTCTGGAACAGAAACAGGTGGGAACTGCATGGACTAATAAGCCTGTTAAGTTCGAATATGGAGCTAATATAGGAAATGATGTCTATAAGTTTGTCACCACCACCATTTGGGAGAATAATGCTACAAAATCCGGCCTTAGCTTTTCTTCCGCCTATGCTGCCAATCAGTTATACAGAAACGCCGTTACAGATGAAGATGGAAATAAAACCTATGAGTATAAAAATGGTGAAGGACAGACAATCCTGGTAAGAAAAATGATCTCTGATACGGAATATGCAGATACCTATTATGTGTATAATGAATATAACCAGCTGGCATTTGTTATTCCCCCTAAGGCTGTCAATCAAACCATAACCGAAACGTTGTTGAATGATTTATGCTACCAGTACCGTTATGATGGCAGAAACCGTTTGGTAGAAAAGAAACTTCCGGGTAAGGGCTGGGAATCTATGGTGTATGACAAGCAGGACAGATTAGTCGCTACCCAGGATGCCGAATTGCGAAAAAAAGGTCAATGGCTGTACACTAAATATGATCAGTTTTCAAGAGTGATCATGACCGGAATATCTCAGGCTATGGGAAGCTCTCAGGTGGTGGGAATCTCCCGGTTAGAAGAACAGAATTATGCAGACACCAAGGGCAGCAATAATGAGATCCGGCTACCTTCTGTTTCTGTGAACTACAGCGGAATGGACGTTTATTATTCTGTCAGCTCCGGTTATCCTCAATATGATAAGGTATATAATTTCCTGAGTCTTACTTATTATGATACCTACCCGGCGGGATCACCGGCCGTTCCATCCCAGATCCTGGAACTGATGTTTTACAGGAAAATGCTCAAAATTCTACGATAA
- a CDS encoding RHS repeat-associated core domain-containing protein yields the protein MLTASYVKNTEASDYGWTRNYTWYDIKGRVVGTHSVNHLGGYTKRESKLDFSGTPQTVVTKHKRLDTDTERVITETFTYDHQNRPLVHKHKVDSNPEEILVQNTYNELSQLESKKVGGIALGSALQTVDYKYNIRGWMTQINEPANLGTDLFGYKINYNHVEGLETPNSDFLDLKVKPKYNGNIAEVSWKTLTEENEPLKRYGYVYDPLNRLSAGFYQKAGNGSAKEYFEKLDYDLNGNITRLKRSGGVLPGSTVALGIDNLRYDYTGNRLTKVTDEQQNPSGYPYVVTPNTIEYDNGSISGNGNMTKNLDKGISSIEYNYLNLPKQISQNSKVTNYLYRADGVKLKKLFGDLETHYLDGFQYKSTFQIESWDGFGTYHPDPNEVPELKLRIIPTSEGYYDALLNKYVYNFTDHLGNVRLSYTDTNADGIIQPRSYNTSVCLPKIGCLGEWKPGEIVEVDNYYPFGLLHNYTATNQNVYQYKYNGKELQETGMYDYGARMYMPDLGRWGVVDPLAEQYRRFSTYSYTVNNPIRFIDPDGMQVMDPGDKFKNLRSAAIDFGKQYNGLSINYNAEVSTLFYKAVDKSGEVYYSYSIPEMGSQGMTSGITPDQVAEVSKLGEIVGDGHTHAGDMDVIKMDGKDYSSANQFSGRDVNSYKNTLFDSNGKKEDNGLGKPVTGYVATPDGGLREFIPGVSNNSNSAKKDAAGIPVKNYDIPVDSSLPSDPSSKSLRLNNIAPTNMPNVLPNGFDPEQPKRY from the coding sequence ATGCTTACTGCCAGTTATGTAAAAAATACCGAAGCCAGTGATTATGGATGGACCAGAAACTACACGTGGTACGATATCAAAGGCCGGGTGGTAGGAACCCATTCTGTTAATCATTTGGGAGGCTACACCAAAAGAGAATCAAAACTAGATTTTTCAGGAACTCCACAAACTGTTGTTACCAAACATAAAAGGCTGGATACAGATACGGAAAGAGTGATTACTGAAACCTTTACATATGATCATCAGAACAGGCCTCTTGTCCATAAACATAAAGTGGACAGCAATCCTGAGGAAATTCTGGTGCAGAATACCTACAATGAACTTTCCCAGCTTGAATCCAAGAAAGTAGGTGGAATAGCATTAGGGTCTGCACTTCAGACCGTAGATTACAAATACAATATCAGAGGCTGGATGACTCAGATTAATGAGCCTGCCAATTTAGGAACAGATCTTTTCGGATATAAGATTAATTATAACCATGTGGAAGGTTTGGAAACTCCCAATTCAGATTTTCTTGATTTAAAAGTGAAACCAAAATATAACGGGAATATTGCAGAAGTATCCTGGAAAACCTTAACAGAAGAAAATGAGCCACTGAAAAGGTATGGTTATGTATATGATCCTTTAAACAGGTTATCAGCAGGATTCTATCAGAAAGCTGGTAATGGATCGGCAAAAGAATATTTTGAAAAACTGGATTATGACCTTAACGGAAATATCACAAGGCTGAAAAGATCTGGAGGAGTACTTCCGGGAAGTACTGTAGCATTAGGCATAGATAATCTTAGGTATGATTACACCGGAAACAGGCTGACTAAGGTTACCGACGAGCAGCAGAATCCTTCAGGATATCCTTATGTGGTTACTCCTAATACCATTGAATACGATAATGGGAGTATCAGTGGAAACGGAAATATGACCAAAAATTTAGATAAGGGAATTTCTTCCATTGAGTATAATTATTTAAATTTACCTAAGCAAATTAGCCAAAACTCAAAGGTGACTAATTATCTGTACAGAGCAGATGGAGTAAAGCTAAAGAAGCTCTTTGGAGATTTAGAGACCCATTATCTGGACGGATTTCAGTATAAATCTACGTTTCAAATTGAATCATGGGACGGGTTCGGAACTTATCATCCAGACCCCAATGAGGTTCCTGAATTAAAACTGAGAATAATTCCTACTTCTGAAGGGTATTATGATGCTCTTCTTAACAAGTATGTTTATAATTTTACAGATCACCTGGGAAATGTAAGATTAAGCTATACGGATACAAACGCAGACGGAATCATCCAGCCAAGAAGCTATAATACTTCCGTTTGTCTTCCTAAAATAGGATGTTTAGGAGAATGGAAGCCTGGTGAAATTGTAGAAGTAGATAATTATTATCCTTTTGGATTGTTACATAACTATACTGCAACGAATCAGAATGTTTATCAGTATAAATATAATGGGAAGGAATTGCAAGAGACTGGGATGTACGATTATGGGGCGAGAATGTATATGCCGGATCTGGGAAGATGGGGTGTGGTAGATCCATTGGCGGAACAATATCGTAGGTTTTCAACTTATAGCTATACTGTGAATAACCCAATAAGATTTATTGATCCCGACGGAATGCAAGTTATGGATCCTGGAGATAAATTTAAAAATCTCAGATCGGCAGCGATTGATTTTGGTAAACAATACAATGGGTTATCTATTAATTATAATGCTGAAGTTAGTACTCTTTTTTATAAAGCAGTAGATAAAAGTGGAGAAGTTTATTATAGTTACTCTATCCCTGAAATGGGTTCTCAAGGTATGACAAGTGGGATAACTCCCGATCAAGTTGCTGAAGTATCAAAATTAGGAGAGATTGTAGGTGATGGTCATACACATGCTGGAGATATGGACGTTATAAAGATGGATGGGAAAGATTATAGTTCAGCAAATCAGTTTTCAGGAAGGGATGTTAATAGTTACAAAAATACTCTATTTGATAGTAATGGTAAGAAAGAAGACAATGGCTTAGGAAAACCTGTTACAGGATATGTTGCAACTCCAGATGGAGGTTTGAGGGAATTTATTCCAGGAGTAAGTAACAATTCTAATTCTGCAAAGAAAGATGCTGCTGGAATTCCTGTGAAAAATTATGATATTCCAGTGGATAGTAGTTTACCATCAGATCCTAGTTCCAAATCTTTAAGATTAAATAATATTGCACCAACAAATATGCCGAATGTATTACCTAATGGGTTTGATCCTGAACAACCTAAAAGATATTAA
- a CDS encoding bacteriocin-like protein: protein MKNFKKISKEDLKSIKGAASVCPKNHYWCSPVGGCIPNERTCCL from the coding sequence ATGAAAAATTTTAAGAAAATTTCAAAAGAAGATTTAAAATCAATTAAAGGTGCAGCCTCGGTATGTCCAAAAAATCATTACTGGTGCTCACCTGTAGGAGGATGCATTCCTAACGAAAGAACCTGTTGCTTATAA
- the ruvC gene encoding crossover junction endodeoxyribonuclease RuvC: MISEKIILGIDPGTTIMGFGIISVIKGKMEMVSIHELILKKYPNHETKLKYIFDKTLALIDEYHPDEVALEAPFYGKNVQSMLKLGRAQGVAMAASLYRNIPITEYSPKKIKMAITGNGNASKEQVAGMLQNLLKLKEFPTKYLDASDGLAVAVCHHFNSGTIADTKSYTGWESFLKQNPGRVK, from the coding sequence ATGATTTCAGAGAAGATAATTTTAGGCATCGATCCGGGGACCACTATTATGGGTTTCGGTATTATTTCCGTAATAAAAGGAAAAATGGAAATGGTCTCCATCCACGAACTGATCCTGAAAAAATACCCGAATCATGAAACCAAGCTGAAATATATTTTTGATAAGACCTTGGCCCTGATTGACGAGTATCATCCTGATGAAGTAGCTCTTGAAGCTCCTTTCTACGGAAAAAACGTACAGAGTATGCTTAAGTTAGGCCGCGCCCAGGGTGTGGCGATGGCGGCAAGCCTTTACAGGAACATCCCCATCACAGAATACTCGCCCAAAAAGATCAAAATGGCCATCACCGGAAACGGAAATGCCAGCAAGGAACAGGTAGCCGGAATGCTGCAAAACCTCCTGAAACTGAAAGAATTCCCCACCAAATATTTAGATGCCTCCGATGGTTTAGCTGTCGCAGTATGCCATCATTTTAATTCCGGAACTATTGCGGATACGAAATCTTATACCGGATGGGAGAGTTTTCTGAAGCAGAATCCGGGGAGGGTGAAGTAA
- a CDS encoding T9SS type A sorting domain-containing protein — MKKIVLALFISSFCAAQTFETVPLVQNGSNDKRIVIAVLGDGFTTAQQSSFVSSAQSTVNYLFSKSPYTEYKNYFNAYAVKVVSTASGVKHPGTATDVTEPVIPVSNPNNYLGSSFDFGVHRCIYSSTTNKVGQVLAANIPDYDITYVLGNSTEYGGCGGTYAFASLNGSANEIVVHELGHSFGKLADEYWFAGSGESANKTQTSNPTTIKWKNWVGTNGIGVYSHAESPSWFRPHQSCEMRYLNQQFCSVCKEAIIEKIHSLVSPVDSYTPANTSTVNANANVTFTVNEILPIPNTLVNSWKLNGTLLSSTSNSLTVSPSQLNVGNNTLLFSVNDNNPSLKVNNHSTVHFTNVTWTLNKSASLKMTEVKAEERRYSIYPNPSDGEFFIKGKQDFSRNTRVDLYDSSGKLIRGKYELKDQSTLWVDIKNLPAGTYFVNVYENNGMIISQKIIKE; from the coding sequence ATGAAAAAAATTGTACTGGCTTTATTCATCAGCAGCTTCTGTGCTGCTCAGACATTTGAAACGGTTCCCCTTGTTCAGAATGGATCGAATGACAAACGGATTGTTATCGCGGTATTAGGCGACGGTTTTACCACAGCCCAGCAGAGTTCATTTGTTTCATCAGCGCAGTCTACTGTTAATTATCTTTTTTCAAAAAGTCCTTATACAGAATACAAAAATTACTTCAACGCCTATGCTGTGAAAGTTGTTTCCACTGCTTCCGGAGTAAAGCATCCGGGAACTGCTACGGATGTAACAGAGCCTGTAATTCCGGTTTCAAATCCTAACAATTACCTGGGATCTTCCTTTGATTTTGGGGTCCACCGTTGTATTTACAGCAGTACCACAAATAAGGTAGGTCAGGTCCTGGCAGCCAATATTCCCGATTATGATATAACCTATGTGTTGGGCAATTCTACAGAGTATGGAGGGTGTGGCGGTACTTATGCATTTGCTTCACTCAACGGATCTGCCAATGAAATTGTGGTTCATGAACTGGGGCATTCCTTTGGGAAACTGGCTGACGAGTATTGGTTTGCCGGTTCCGGAGAATCTGCCAACAAAACCCAGACTTCAAATCCCACAACCATCAAGTGGAAAAACTGGGTGGGAACCAATGGAATAGGAGTATATTCCCATGCGGAGAGTCCTTCCTGGTTTCGGCCTCACCAAAGCTGTGAGATGAGATATCTGAATCAGCAGTTCTGCTCAGTATGTAAAGAGGCAATTATTGAAAAAATTCATTCCCTGGTATCTCCGGTGGATTCCTATACGCCGGCCAATACATCAACGGTTAATGCCAATGCCAATGTAACATTTACGGTTAATGAAATCCTGCCGATCCCCAATACGCTGGTTAATTCCTGGAAACTGAACGGAACACTTCTTTCCTCTACTTCCAATTCACTCACTGTTTCCCCTTCCCAGCTGAATGTGGGAAATAATACGCTCCTCTTTTCAGTTAATGATAATAATCCGTCACTTAAGGTGAATAATCACAGTACCGTACATTTTACGAATGTCACCTGGACACTGAATAAATCTGCAAGCCTTAAAATGACTGAGGTAAAAGCAGAAGAAAGAAGATACAGCATATATCCCAACCCTTCAGACGGTGAATTTTTTATCAAAGGAAAACAGGATTTTTCGAGAAATACGAGGGTGGATTTATATGACAGTTCCGGAAAACTGATCCGCGGAAAGTATGAGCTCAAAGATCAATCAACACTCTGGGTAGACATTAAAAATCTTCCTGCAGGAACCTATTTCGTCAATGTGTACGAAAATAATGGAATGATTATTTCACAGAAAATTATCAAAGAATAA
- a CDS encoding 2'-5' RNA ligase family protein — protein MKKMYFIAIYPPKDIIEEVKVFKKDMVLNYNNSKALNNDAHITLLSPFDRQLELESDIHTAFHKIDTDIQPFEIILNGFGSFPNPENPVLFVHPEANEHLNLLHQRVRDQFSFGKKSFTPHMTVGYRDLSYDNFLKAWEVYQSKEYKTKFLVDKILLLRYDGGWVPIAEKALK, from the coding sequence ATGAAAAAAATGTATTTCATTGCAATCTACCCTCCAAAGGACATCATTGAGGAAGTCAAGGTCTTTAAAAAAGATATGGTATTGAATTACAACAATTCAAAAGCATTGAATAATGATGCGCATATTACTTTACTTTCTCCTTTTGACCGACAATTGGAGCTTGAAAGCGATATCCACACCGCTTTTCATAAAATAGATACGGACATTCAGCCGTTTGAAATCATACTGAATGGTTTCGGAAGTTTTCCTAACCCGGAAAATCCTGTCCTCTTTGTTCATCCTGAAGCTAACGAACACTTGAATCTTCTTCATCAGAGGGTAAGAGACCAGTTCAGTTTTGGGAAGAAATCTTTTACTCCTCATATGACGGTAGGTTACAGAGACCTGAGTTATGATAATTTTCTGAAAGCATGGGAGGTTTACCAATCAAAAGAATACAAAACTAAATTCCTAGTTGACAAAATTCTTCTTCTCCGGTATGATGGAGGATGGGTTCCGATTGCTGAAAAAGCTCTGAAATAA